The Corynebacterium comes genome window below encodes:
- a CDS encoding homoserine dehydrogenase, which translates to MTENKQPTYNPGKGAGEPVGVAILGLGTVGSEVLRLMGEHSDAFAHRIGGPLELKGVAVSDLEKPRPGVDRGLLTDDAMSLINRDDVDIVVEVIGGIDYPRRLVLAALNAGKSVVTANKALVAAHADELAEAADAANVDLYFEAAVAAAIPVVGMLRRSLAGDQIQRISGIVNGTTNFILDAMESTGATYEDALAEATRLGYAEADPTADVEGHDAASKAAILASLGFHTRVKFDDVHCEGITKVTAEDIEAARNAGYVLKLLAICERLTDEAGVESVAARVHPTLVPVDHPLASVNESYNAIFVEAEAAGRLMFYGNGAGGAPTASAVLGDIVGAARNKVHGGRAPGENTYANLPIADFGDVTTRYHIDMEVEDRTGVLAELSAIFAAHNISLKTVRQEESGEDARLIVVTHSAREADLAATVEDLKKTSAVKAVDSVIRLI; encoded by the coding sequence ATGACCGAGAACAAGCAGCCCACGTACAACCCCGGCAAGGGAGCCGGCGAACCGGTTGGCGTCGCCATTCTCGGACTCGGCACCGTCGGTTCTGAGGTGCTGCGTTTGATGGGCGAGCACTCGGACGCCTTCGCGCACCGCATCGGCGGCCCCCTGGAGCTCAAGGGCGTGGCGGTCTCTGATCTGGAGAAACCGCGCCCAGGCGTGGACCGGGGGCTGCTCACCGATGACGCGATGTCCCTGATCAACCGCGACGACGTCGACATCGTCGTCGAGGTCATCGGCGGCATCGACTACCCGCGCCGACTCGTCCTCGCTGCGCTCAACGCCGGTAAATCCGTCGTCACCGCCAACAAGGCCCTCGTCGCGGCCCACGCCGACGAGCTGGCAGAGGCCGCCGACGCCGCCAACGTCGACCTCTACTTCGAGGCCGCCGTCGCCGCCGCCATCCCGGTCGTCGGCATGCTCCGTCGTTCCCTCGCCGGCGACCAGATCCAGCGCATCTCGGGCATCGTCAACGGCACCACCAACTTCATCCTCGACGCCATGGAGTCCACCGGCGCGACCTACGAGGACGCCCTGGCGGAGGCCACCCGTCTGGGCTACGCAGAAGCGGACCCGACCGCCGACGTCGAGGGCCACGACGCCGCCTCCAAGGCCGCCATCCTCGCCTCCCTCGGCTTCCACACCCGCGTCAAGTTCGACGACGTCCACTGCGAGGGCATCACCAAGGTCACCGCCGAGGACATCGAGGCCGCCCGCAACGCCGGCTACGTGCTCAAGCTGCTGGCCATCTGCGAGCGCCTCACCGACGAAGCCGGTGTCGAGTCCGTCGCCGCCCGCGTCCACCCGACCCTCGTCCCGGTGGACCACCCCCTGGCCTCCGTCAACGAGTCCTACAACGCCATCTTCGTCGAGGCGGAGGCCGCCGGACGCCTCATGTTCTACGGCAACGGTGCCGGCGGCGCCCCGACCGCCTCCGCCGTGCTCGGTGACATCGTCGGCGCGGCCCGCAACAAGGTCCACGGTGGCCGTGCCCCGGGTGAGAACACCTACGCCAACCTGCCGATCGCGGACTTCGGCGACGTGACCACCCGCTACCACATCGACATGGAGGTCGAGGACCGTACCGGCGTGCTCGCCGAACTGTCCGCCATCTTCGCGGCCCACAACATCTCCCTCAAGACCGTGCGACAGGAGGAGTCCGGCGAGGACGCCCGCCTCATCGTGGTCACCCACTCGGCACGCGAAGCCGACCTCGCCGCGACCGTGGAGGACCTGAAGAAGACTTCCGCCGTCAAGGCCGTCGACAGCGTCATCCGCCTGATCTAG
- a CDS encoding response regulator transcription factor, producing MKVNVVAVDDHEVALIGLANMLDGSAGCALVGAYHGVAEGLDHIRDPQRPNVDVVLLDLRLADGSDPYINAMALQEAGATVLVYSSLESPFLVRRALQAGVAGVIEKSAMPQDLAAAICQTARGGTYATPDWAGIIDSDPLINCVNLSERQREVLELYAMGESAKRVARLTGLSPETVQDYLGRIRTKYALAGRPANTKVELLFRAQEDGFLPGPLERL from the coding sequence ATGAAGGTTAACGTGGTGGCGGTCGATGACCATGAAGTCGCCCTCATCGGGCTCGCGAACATGCTCGACGGGTCGGCAGGGTGCGCTCTGGTGGGGGCCTACCACGGGGTCGCCGAAGGGCTCGACCACATCCGCGACCCGCAGCGGCCGAATGTGGACGTGGTGCTGCTGGACCTGCGGTTGGCGGACGGCAGCGACCCGTACATCAACGCCATGGCGCTGCAGGAGGCTGGCGCGACTGTGCTGGTGTACAGCTCGCTGGAGAGCCCCTTCCTGGTGCGCCGGGCGTTGCAGGCGGGAGTGGCGGGAGTGATCGAGAAGTCGGCGATGCCGCAGGACCTCGCCGCAGCGATCTGCCAGACGGCGCGGGGCGGGACGTACGCCACCCCGGACTGGGCGGGCATCATCGATTCCGATCCGCTGATCAACTGCGTCAACCTCTCGGAGCGCCAGCGGGAGGTGCTTGAGCTGTACGCGATGGGGGAGTCCGCGAAGCGGGTGGCCAGGCTCACCGGGCTGTCGCCGGAGACGGTGCAGGACTACCTGGGCCGGATCCGCACCAAGTACGCCCTGGCTGGTCGGCCCGCGAACACCAAGGTGGAGCTCCTGTTCCGGGCGCAGGAGGACGGTTTCCTGCCGGGGCCGCTGGAGCGGCTGTGA
- the thrB gene encoding homoserine kinase — MSIELEVGTKATVTVPGSSANLGPGFDTLGLALGLYDTVEVEVTEAGLEVEVYGEGEDDLPRDGSHLVVKAIRSGLHAAGAEAPGLRVVCTNAIPQSRGLGSSAAAAVAGVVAANALAGNPLTSEQIVQLSSAFEGHPDNAAASVLGSAVVSWTTTPVDGSQPGYKAVSINVDPRIRATALVPDFHASTQAVRRVLPSHVTHTDARFNVSRVAVMTVALQNHPELLWEGTRDRLHQPYRADVLPVTAEWVNRLRNRGYAAYLSGAGPTVMVLSVDPVEEKILDQAREAGLKVHELEVAGPVRVEMSRA; from the coding sequence ATGAGCATCGAGCTCGAGGTGGGCACCAAGGCCACCGTCACCGTCCCCGGTTCCTCCGCCAACCTGGGGCCAGGTTTTGACACCCTCGGACTGGCACTGGGCCTCTACGACACCGTGGAGGTCGAGGTCACCGAAGCAGGCCTCGAGGTCGAGGTCTACGGGGAGGGCGAGGACGACCTGCCGCGCGACGGTTCCCACCTGGTGGTCAAGGCCATCCGCTCCGGCCTGCATGCGGCTGGCGCGGAGGCCCCCGGACTGCGCGTCGTCTGTACCAACGCCATCCCGCAGTCCCGCGGCCTGGGCTCCTCCGCCGCAGCCGCGGTGGCAGGGGTCGTCGCCGCCAACGCCCTGGCGGGTAACCCGTTGACGTCCGAGCAGATCGTCCAGCTGTCCTCCGCCTTCGAGGGGCATCCGGACAACGCGGCAGCTTCCGTCCTCGGATCTGCGGTCGTCTCCTGGACCACGACCCCGGTCGACGGATCCCAGCCCGGATACAAGGCGGTCTCCATCAACGTCGACCCCCGGATCCGCGCGACCGCCCTGGTGCCGGACTTCCACGCCTCCACCCAGGCCGTCCGCCGGGTCCTGCCCAGCCACGTCACCCACACGGACGCGCGGTTCAACGTCTCCCGCGTCGCGGTGATGACCGTGGCACTGCAGAACCACCCGGAGCTGCTGTGGGAGGGCACCCGCGACCGACTCCACCAGCCTTACCGCGCCGACGTTCTGCCCGTCACCGCCGAATGGGTCAACCGCCTGCGCAACCGCGGTTACGCCGCCTACCTCTCCGGCGCCGGCCCGACCGTCATGGTGCTGTCCGTCGATCCGGTGGAGGAGAAGATCCTCGACCAGGCCCGGGAAGCCGGGCTCAAGGTCCACGAGCTTGAGGTCGCCGGACCGGTCCGGGTGGAGATGTCCCGCGCCTGA
- a CDS encoding helix-turn-helix transcriptional regulator yields MTDAPAPRPTVELFPEALPLSLKQREVLGMLQTFPRGARSAELAGKLGMHVNTVRGHLDELVDRGAVRVTSTPAEGRGRPSHIFRVRVPDNRAVAREYVTLVEVLASVVAETGNLTPETLSKAREIGRIWAHKMEESGETPEELPDVLDLLYVKLRDMGFDPVVSAPKNEAGQLSLHSCPFVTGDQRPSPFICAIHEGFLREATGSRPDGRPGAVSLTLLPYADGGACVVRVDKNREEEDTL; encoded by the coding sequence ATGACGGACGCACCTGCACCGCGCCCGACCGTCGAACTGTTCCCCGAGGCCCTCCCCTTGAGCCTCAAGCAGCGAGAGGTCCTGGGCATGCTTCAGACCTTCCCGCGGGGGGCCCGCTCCGCCGAACTTGCAGGGAAGCTCGGCATGCACGTCAACACCGTCCGCGGCCACCTTGATGAGCTGGTCGATCGCGGCGCCGTCCGAGTCACCTCCACCCCGGCTGAAGGCCGGGGTCGTCCCTCCCACATCTTCCGGGTCCGGGTGCCCGACAACCGGGCCGTCGCCCGGGAGTACGTGACTCTCGTCGAGGTTCTGGCCAGCGTCGTTGCCGAAACCGGGAACCTCACGCCGGAGACCCTGAGCAAGGCCAGGGAGATCGGCCGCATCTGGGCACACAAGATGGAGGAATCGGGCGAGACGCCGGAGGAACTCCCCGATGTCCTGGACCTTCTCTACGTCAAACTCCGGGACATGGGCTTCGATCCCGTCGTCTCCGCCCCGAAGAACGAGGCCGGTCAGCTCTCCCTCCACTCCTGCCCCTTCGTCACCGGCGACCAGCGCCCCAGTCCCTTCATCTGCGCCATCCACGAGGGATTCCTCCGGGAGGCCACCGGCTCCCGTCCGGATGGTCGGCCGGGAGCTGTGTCCCTGACGTTGCTCCCCTACGCCGACGGCGGCGCCTGCGTGGTGCGGGTGGACAAGAACCGGGAGGAAGAGGACACCCTGTAG
- a CDS encoding sensor histidine kinase, giving the protein MIPAGLATTSDSLPADFHAPAPLRRSGQLAEEVESDYLRSQTALLALYRVVAFGCGVSWLVFMGLGSNAAQLYRASLTGPPDSPASAVFWLFTVASLVVVAAGFVHRHAVYRWTLGLAGGSYVAVLALHLVSLVLTDESPLTQNYLGDTTGLPMAMLMAVLPGRAGLVLAVVTLAVAARVNLGTPLGWNTVLEVAHALILMLPFLMLLQAGRRASEALDRMVAADHREIVRLARMKALDEMETRFLGHLHDRVLSYLDGVWRGVVALDRSPVDPGKLLTMPPTRSTHLSLRAIVAGMVSDAKRLDPELAVSAPGPVPESATMPADVAASISDALLEAVSNGVRHAPGSNRALEIYPQVEEGRCRGMSVRVTDDGRGFDVDDVPRDRAGLRVAIAGRMAATPGCRAEIASSPGRGTRVELTWDPGLRDQREGQADNAAPVPVPTPYDLVGVGRIFRPRNAAVVMALVLGLSLNNTHPHAVAHLLALAAAGTAAWALVQGDALRLPARSTAVTAVTATLFLVAALVDDPPPAAHWPALWYPWVFVLLCTYLAIRDRALVAWSVWAMGLVAVELVGTPHFDVPGLVGMSILLLPATLIPRMVDMSTRGLGLAMASARHRATEVELVAARRAFLADSAGWVARQAAAALAPGLSGDARRHNAHLLELKLRDSIRSPLFDTPQINRAVWDARAAGARVRLLDDRSTDAADAIDAAGTGDRLARTRAALAEVLAGDAESVTARIYPAGRAVYATIVVTDPAGENHRIEIND; this is encoded by the coding sequence GTGATTCCGGCCGGACTGGCCACCACGAGCGACAGTCTCCCGGCTGATTTCCACGCCCCCGCGCCGTTGCGGAGGTCAGGGCAGCTGGCGGAAGAGGTTGAGAGCGACTACCTCCGCTCACAGACCGCGCTGCTGGCGCTGTACCGGGTGGTGGCCTTCGGCTGCGGAGTGTCCTGGCTGGTGTTCATGGGGTTGGGCTCCAACGCGGCGCAGCTCTACCGAGCATCGTTGACCGGCCCGCCGGACAGCCCGGCCTCGGCCGTCTTCTGGCTGTTCACGGTCGCCTCACTGGTCGTTGTGGCGGCGGGATTCGTCCACCGGCACGCCGTCTACCGGTGGACGCTGGGGTTGGCGGGCGGTTCCTACGTGGCCGTGCTCGCCCTCCACCTGGTCAGCCTTGTTCTCACGGATGAATCCCCGCTGACGCAGAATTACCTCGGGGACACCACCGGCCTGCCCATGGCCATGCTCATGGCTGTCCTCCCGGGCCGGGCAGGCCTGGTTCTGGCGGTGGTGACCCTGGCGGTGGCCGCGAGAGTGAATCTGGGCACGCCCCTGGGCTGGAACACCGTCCTCGAAGTGGCACACGCGCTGATTCTCATGCTGCCCTTCCTCATGCTCCTGCAGGCGGGTCGGCGGGCCTCGGAGGCACTCGACCGGATGGTGGCCGCCGACCACCGGGAAATTGTGCGTCTGGCCCGGATGAAGGCCCTGGACGAAATGGAGACACGTTTCCTCGGCCACCTGCACGACAGGGTGCTGTCCTACCTCGACGGCGTGTGGCGCGGAGTGGTGGCACTCGACCGCAGTCCCGTCGACCCCGGGAAGCTGCTGACCATGCCCCCGACCCGTTCGACGCACCTGTCCCTGAGAGCCATCGTCGCGGGCATGGTGTCGGATGCGAAGCGGTTGGACCCGGAGCTGGCGGTCAGCGCTCCGGGCCCTGTGCCGGAGTCGGCGACGATGCCGGCGGATGTGGCGGCGTCGATAAGCGATGCCCTGCTCGAGGCGGTGTCCAACGGCGTGCGGCACGCACCGGGCAGCAACCGCGCACTGGAAATTTACCCGCAGGTGGAGGAAGGGCGGTGCAGAGGAATGTCGGTGCGGGTCACCGACGACGGGAGGGGATTCGACGTCGACGATGTTCCGCGCGACCGGGCGGGGTTGCGGGTGGCCATCGCCGGCCGGATGGCGGCCACCCCCGGCTGCCGGGCGGAGATCGCCTCCTCGCCGGGGCGGGGCACCCGGGTGGAACTGACCTGGGACCCGGGACTCCGGGATCAGAGGGAGGGGCAGGCGGACAACGCGGCACCGGTCCCCGTGCCCACTCCCTACGACCTGGTCGGGGTGGGCCGGATCTTCCGCCCGCGCAACGCGGCGGTCGTCATGGCGCTGGTTCTCGGGCTGAGCCTGAACAACACCCATCCGCATGCCGTGGCGCACCTGCTGGCGCTGGCGGCCGCAGGGACAGCCGCCTGGGCCCTGGTCCAGGGCGACGCACTGCGACTTCCTGCTCGCAGCACGGCGGTGACAGCGGTGACGGCGACGCTGTTTCTCGTCGCGGCGCTGGTCGACGACCCGCCTCCCGCCGCCCACTGGCCGGCCCTCTGGTACCCGTGGGTATTCGTGCTCCTGTGCACCTACCTGGCCATCCGCGACCGGGCGCTGGTCGCCTGGTCGGTGTGGGCCATGGGCCTGGTGGCGGTGGAGCTCGTCGGCACCCCACACTTCGACGTTCCCGGACTTGTGGGGATGAGCATACTGCTGCTGCCGGCCACCCTCATCCCGAGGATGGTGGACATGAGCACCCGGGGCCTTGGCCTGGCGATGGCCAGCGCCCGCCACCGGGCCACGGAGGTGGAACTGGTCGCGGCGCGGCGGGCCTTCCTCGCCGATTCCGCCGGATGGGTGGCACGCCAGGCGGCCGCGGCCCTCGCCCCCGGGCTTTCCGGCGACGCCCGCCGCCACAACGCGCACCTGCTCGAGCTGAAGCTGCGGGACTCGATCCGCTCGCCGCTGTTCGACACCCCGCAGATCAATCGCGCGGTGTGGGACGCCCGTGCCGCCGGCGCCCGCGTCCGGCTTCTCGACGACCGCTCGACCGACGCCGCCGACGCCATCGACGCCGCCGGAACGGGGGACCGTCTGGCCCGGACGCGGGCGGCCCTGGCGGAGGTCCTCGCCGGCGACGCGGAGTCGGTGACGGCGCGGATCTACCCGGCGGGCCGGGCCGTGTACGCGACGATCGTCGTCACCGACCCTGCGGGTGAGAACCATCGCATCGAGATCAACGACTGA
- a CDS encoding NAD(P)/FAD-dependent oxidoreductase translates to MSDKIEGKDESLWVASTPRTDYPALEDDATVYDLAIVGGGITGIAAAHHAQQRGLKTVLLDKARLAEWTTGGTTAKLASQHYLIYDHLIRHQGKATAQAFADANQRGIDRVESISAELGVDCEFSRRDAYVYSRSRDRLDEMRAEVESAVSLGLPASFETETDLPFDIAGAVKFSGQAQFHPRKFLLPLAQHVVDHGGVIYERTRATSITPGEPNVVTTEAGDIRARHVLQASGEPFWRRDVFDGFMWLKMSYALAVQLTEGSSYPESMYVTTDDPMRTMRSATSEGKPVLIFGGESHEYDDATFDADTRHRALIEDVRQKFDVDKVLYRWLAGDYMPYDRMPYIGAFPEHPSIHVITGFRAWGLAWAMSAAEAVVNDVAGAPDDWVRPFSLDRLSTPLPESRKVPGF, encoded by the coding sequence ATGTCGGACAAGATCGAAGGCAAGGATGAATCGCTGTGGGTGGCAAGTACACCCCGCACCGACTACCCGGCACTCGAGGACGATGCCACCGTCTATGACCTGGCCATAGTCGGCGGCGGCATCACCGGCATCGCCGCCGCCCACCACGCGCAGCAGCGCGGCCTGAAGACGGTGCTCCTCGACAAGGCCAGACTCGCCGAGTGGACGACGGGCGGGACCACCGCGAAGCTGGCCTCACAGCACTATCTCATCTACGACCACCTCATCAGGCACCAGGGAAAGGCCACCGCCCAGGCGTTCGCCGACGCGAACCAGAGGGGCATCGACCGGGTCGAATCCATCAGCGCCGAGCTCGGCGTCGACTGCGAATTCTCCCGCCGTGACGCCTACGTGTACAGCCGCAGCCGGGACAGGCTCGACGAGATGAGGGCGGAGGTCGAGTCCGCGGTATCCCTCGGCCTTCCCGCCAGCTTCGAGACGGAGACCGATCTGCCTTTCGACATCGCCGGGGCGGTGAAGTTCTCCGGGCAGGCGCAGTTCCACCCGAGAAAGTTCCTGCTTCCCCTCGCGCAACACGTCGTCGACCACGGCGGCGTCATCTACGAACGGACCAGAGCGACCAGCATCACGCCCGGCGAGCCGAACGTCGTCACCACTGAAGCAGGTGACATCAGGGCGAGGCATGTGCTCCAGGCGAGCGGCGAACCGTTCTGGCGGAGAGACGTCTTCGACGGGTTCATGTGGCTGAAGATGTCTTACGCGCTCGCGGTGCAGCTGACAGAGGGTTCCTCCTATCCGGAGAGCATGTACGTCACCACCGACGATCCGATGCGCACGATGCGCTCAGCGACGTCGGAGGGGAAACCCGTCCTCATCTTCGGCGGTGAGAGCCATGAATACGACGACGCCACCTTCGACGCCGACACACGCCACCGGGCGCTCATCGAGGACGTGCGCCAGAAATTCGACGTCGACAAGGTGCTCTACCGCTGGCTGGCCGGCGACTACATGCCGTACGACCGGATGCCCTACATCGGCGCGTTCCCGGAGCACCCGTCCATTCACGTGATCACCGGATTCCGAGCGTGGGGGCTCGCGTGGGCGATGTCCGCGGCTGAGGCCGTGGTCAATGACGTGGCGGGGGCGCCGGACGACTGGGTGAGGCCTTTCAGCCTCGACAGACTGTCGACCCCTCTGCCGGAATCCCGGAAGGTTCCCGGTTTCTAG